One region of Solanum pennellii chromosome 6, SPENNV200 genomic DNA includes:
- the LOC107022737 gene encoding uncharacterized protein LOC107022737 isoform X1: MGVFDFTVIPILDDPHPPSSPSSKSCHNMMEKGLKSSLILVKETNKKKERISSKATSSAAASMKFCVCAPPTHPDSFKCRLHRATASAHPRTVSSSTSKMICLCAPATHPGSFKCRLHRATTSSHTVSSSAHHINGVKGTKNLNALKLVTSSQSGGVRNSSKGNVHGKPKLSRFGRAALVHAAAAATSSVLIQPISAEFGQMSLS, encoded by the exons ATGGGAGTGTTCGATTTCACTGTGATTCCGATTCTCGATGACCCACATCCTCCTTCATCACCCTCTTCAAAATCTTG TCATAATATGATGGAGAAGGGATTGAAATCAAGTCTcatactagttaaagagacgaacaagaaaaaagaaagaatcagCTCTAAAGCTACTAGTAGTGCTGCAGCATCAATGAAGTTTTGTGTATGTGCACCCCCAACCCACCCTGACTCATTCAAATGTCGTCTTCACCGAGCCACCGCTTCAGCTCACCCGAGAACCG TTTCGTCATCAACGTCAAAGATGATTTGCTTATGTGCACCCGCCACCCACCCTGGCTCATTCAAGTGTCGCCTTCACCGAGCCACCACTTCATCTCACACTG TTTCATCGTCTGCTCATCACATAAATGGCGTCAAAGGCACCAAAAACTTGAATGCCTTAAAACTGGTCACGTCTTCACAAAGTGGCGGAGTAAGAAATTCTAGCAAGGGGAATGTTCATGGAAAGCCTAAACTATCGAGATTCGGTAGGGCTGCTCTTGTTCATGCTGCTGCTGCTGCAACTTCTAGTGTACTAATCCAACCAATTTCTGCAGAATTTGGACAAATGAGTCTTAGTTAG
- the LOC107022737 gene encoding uncharacterized protein LOC107022737 isoform X2: MGVFDFTVIPILDDPHPPSSPSSKSCHNMMEKGLKSSLILVKETNKKKERISSKATSSAAASMKFCVCAPPTHPDSFKCRLHRATASAHPRTVSSSTSKMICLCAPATHPGSFKCRLHRATTSSHTVSSSAHHINGVKGTKNLNALKLVTSSQSGGVRNSSKGNVHGKPKLSRFEFGQMSLS; this comes from the exons ATGGGAGTGTTCGATTTCACTGTGATTCCGATTCTCGATGACCCACATCCTCCTTCATCACCCTCTTCAAAATCTTG TCATAATATGATGGAGAAGGGATTGAAATCAAGTCTcatactagttaaagagacgaacaagaaaaaagaaagaatcagCTCTAAAGCTACTAGTAGTGCTGCAGCATCAATGAAGTTTTGTGTATGTGCACCCCCAACCCACCCTGACTCATTCAAATGTCGTCTTCACCGAGCCACCGCTTCAGCTCACCCGAGAACCG TTTCGTCATCAACGTCAAAGATGATTTGCTTATGTGCACCCGCCACCCACCCTGGCTCATTCAAGTGTCGCCTTCACCGAGCCACCACTTCATCTCACACTG TTTCATCGTCTGCTCATCACATAAATGGCGTCAAAGGCACCAAAAACTTGAATGCCTTAAAACTGGTCACGTCTTCACAAAGTGGCGGAGTAAGAAATTCTAGCAAGGGGAATGTTCATGGAAAGCCTAAACTATCGAGATTCG AATTTGGACAAATGAGTCTTAGTTAG